In the genome of Girardinichthys multiradiatus isolate DD_20200921_A chromosome 7, DD_fGirMul_XY1, whole genome shotgun sequence, one region contains:
- the tmem198a gene encoding transmembrane protein 198-B, with amino-acid sequence MTSTSQLLGFAEMGLKCDQEIERRYEIVPSVVCSMCCLFGIIYCFFGYRCFKAVLFLTGLMFGSVVIFMLCYKERVMDTQLSVEASVGIGLGIGTLCGLVTMLVRSVGLFMVGLLLGLLVGVASLVVMEEFYHPKTVWVPLGILLGSGTLFAVLTLQWQRCFVTFSTATFGSAIITVTVDYFIELFALVHYIYERLKVAPKKPVCWFTWVILGVWPVLTLLGVLIQWKVTAEGFSHTEVVLSRQQRRVQLMRIRQREEKLKKEKENKNRRKPQNQKTTLKQKTHTHHHHHHQQYHHPVASHPHHQTQSSQAPKVPPPPTHTEPGYHRKPNPKRRFDGDVLSPSYIRSFRDRQTERRAYSHTRMSRSRMAQLDYDCGSQVPLTVPSGPAVRI; translated from the exons ATGACTTCCACCAGCCAGCTTCTGGGTTTTGCCGAGATGGGCCTAAAGTGTGACCAGGAGATCGAGAGGAGGTATGAGATTGTGCCCTCGGTGGTCTGCTCCATGTGCTGCCTCTTTGGAATCATCTACTGCTTCTTTG GCTATCGATGCTTCAAGGCAGTATTGTTTCTAACAGGCCTGATGTTTGGCTCTGTGGTCATCTTCATGCTGTGCTACAAGGAGAGGGTGATGGACACTCAGCTGAGCGTAGAGGCATCTGTCGGCATCGGCCTGGGCATCGGGACATTGTGTGGTCTAGTGACCATGTTGGTCCGCAGTGTGGGTCTGTTTATGGTAGGCCTGCTGCTGGGCCTGCTGGTTGGAGTTGCCTCACTTGTG gTTATGGAGGAATTCTATCACCCTAAAACAGTGTGGGTTCCTCTGGGTATTCTTCTAGGCTCTGGGACATTGTTTGCCGTCCTCACTCTTCAGTGGCAGCGCTGCTTCGTCACCTTCTCCACAGCAACATTTGGCTCTGCCATCATCACTGTCACAGTGGATTATTTTATAGAGCTGTTTGCCTTGGTACACTACATCTATGAGAGACTCAAG GTGGCGCCAAAGAAGCCTGTGTGCTGGTTCACCTGGGTCATCTTGGGGGTCTGGCCTGTCCTGACTCTCCTTGGAGTTCTCATCCAATGGAAAGTTACTGCAGAGGGATTTTCTCACACAGAGG TGGTACTGAGTCGACAGCAGCGGCGGGTCCAGCTCATGCGGATCCGACAAAGGGAAgagaagctgaaaaaggagaaggagAACAAGAACAGGAGAAAACCTCAGAACCAGAAGACCACCCTCAAGCAGAAGACACATACtcatcaccaccaccatcaccagCAGTACCACCACCCAGTGGCATCCCACCCTCATCACCAAACCCAGAGCTCTCAGGCACCTAAGGTCCCTCCTCCTCCTACGCATACGGAACCTGGCTACCACCGTAAACCCAATCCTAAAAGACGCTTTGATGGAGATGTGCTGTCTCCG AGCTATATCAGGAGtttcagagacagacagactgaGAGACGGGCGTACTCCCACACTCGAATGAGCCGCTCTCGGATGGCTCAACTAGACTATGACTGTGGCTCTCAAGTGCCTCTCACAGTCCCCAGTGGACCAGCAGTTCGGATCTGA